Proteins encoded within one genomic window of Esox lucius isolate fEsoLuc1 chromosome 12, fEsoLuc1.pri, whole genome shotgun sequence:
- the ankrd33aa gene encoding photoreceptor ankyrin repeat protein: MAHPGEDPHLGAGPSEDSELSENESETASLVSEDSIMPDYEMERGGGGTTSTLYEACDRNEALTLRKILERGVTKEEVMELDINGRNGLMLAVSRGYIDIVYGLHTCPLIDINHQDSEGNTALMIAAQAGFISILNFILNYYPKVDLEMRDMRGFTALIKAAMQGREDCVSSLIMAGANINVVDEVRGKGIRDWAMVTGRFEVLQRLRVLQARPIAEQFCDSYTMEWPELEKLVAKAMGPKTLTQRLRDNLTISFPKDPQDNGVMDHMVRMTTSIHSPLVSTGCRPLCPTSPPEVGKRRLAVPELMERHGSKDLEESSVCHSNGVKCSFTPTPAPSRSLSLANCCSNTERRGSVLSTASNTARNFLPRSLAHRNSVFPSSCIPKITYTKSPNKTPKKAKKKKMHKGYLEPPVWKYKSDKQEKKMEKERLEEEKQTKEKAIKKAKKKAAKAKDSAKAS, encoded by the exons ATGGCTCATCCAGGAGAAGACCCCCACCTGGGCGCCGGCCCGTCTGAGGACTCAGAACTCTCTGAGAATGAGTCCGAAACGGCCAGCTTGGTGTCGGAGGACTCCATCATGCCAGACTATGAGATGGAGCGCGGTGGAGGTGGGACCACCTCGACGCTGTACGAGGCGTGTGACAGGAACGAGGCGCTCACGCTACGCAAGATTCTGGAGAGAGGGGTTACTAAGGAAGAGGTCATGGAGCTGGACATTAATGGCAGG AACGGCCTGATGTTGGCAGTCTCCAGAGGTTATATAGACATAGTGTATGGACTACACACGTGTCCTCTGATAGACATCAACCATCAGGACAGCGAAGGCAACACTGCGCTGATGATCGCCGCCCAGGCCG GCTTCATATCCATCCTGAATTTCATCTTGAACTATTACCCGAAGGTAGACCTGGAGATGAGGGACATGAGAGGCTTTACTGCCCTCATCAAGGCAGccatgcagggcagggaggaCTGTGTATCTTCCCTCATCATGGCCG GGGCCAACATCAATGTAGTGGATGAGGTCCGAGGGAAAGGCATCCGGGACTGGGCCATGGTGACAGGACGCTTCGAGGTCCTTCAGCGTCTCCGCGTCCTCCAGGCACGCCCCATTGCCGAACAGTTCTGCGACAGCTACACGATGGAGTGGCCGGAACTGGAGAAGTTGGTTGCAAAAG CCATGGGCCCCAAGACCCTGACTCAACGCCTGAGGGACAACCTGACCATAAGCTTCCCCAAGGACCCTCAGGACAACGGGGTGATGGACCACATGGTGAGGATGACCACCTCCATCCACAGCCCTCTGGTGTCCACGGGCTGCCGGCCCCTCTGCCCCACCAGTCCCCCCGAGGTCGGGAAGCGACGCCTGGCTGTGCCGGAGCTTATGGAGAGACACGGCAGCAAAGATTTGGAGGAGAGCTCAGTGTGTCACAGTAACGGTGTGAAGTGTTCATTCACGCCGACGCCGGCGCCGTCACGCTCCCTCTCGTTGGCCAACTGCTGCTCTAACAcggagaggagggggagtgtCCTCTCAACGGCCTCCAACACCGCCCGGAACTTCCTCCCGCGTTCCTTGGCACATCGGAACTCGGTATTCCCGTCCAGCTGTATTCCCAAGATCACCTACACCAAGTCCCCAAACAAAACCCCCAAGAAGGCAAAGAAGAAGAAGATGCACAAGGGCTACCTGGAGCCGCCTGTCTGGAAGTACAAGTCTGACAAGCAGGAGAagaagatggagaaagagaggttggaggaggagaagcAAACGAAAGAAAAGGCCATTAAAAAGGCAAAGAAGAAGGCAGCAAAGGCCAAGGATTCCGCTAAGGCAAGTTAA
- the acvrl1 gene encoding serine/threonine-protein kinase receptor R3 isoform X1: protein MREMGGAAMLTVALTGICLWMSTTVADQLSARSSSDDELLCTCKNIKGTCSSDGTCTGFRCFYTIVHGREERGCFQRDHYREQCTTNGIPELYVHCCSQSMCNANSTSPTPVPEPPRFLPVAVPLLVLLLVFVAACGLAMWIRFRRQHHRLANTKDHDVTMLKAPSKADPTYEDIFDEFCTSGSGTGLPYLVQRTMARQISLVECVGKGRYGEVWRGTWMGESVAVKIFSSRDEQSWIRETEIYNTVQLRHDNILGFIASDMTSKNSSTQLWLITHFHELGSLYDFLQYSILDPEQCLKMCLSVACGLVHLHTEIFSCQGKPAIAHRDLKTRNILVKWNGQCCIADLGLAVMHSQTSDFLDVGNNPRVGTKRYMAPEVLDESIRMDVFESYKQTDIWALGLVLWEISRRTVVNGIVEEYRPPFFDMVPSDPSFEEMKKVVCVDQQRPGLHNRLHSHVILSSIAKIMKECWFQSPPARLTALRVRKTLSKLTQDHEYPTEKLKMDV from the exons ATGAGGG AGATGGGAGGTGCTGCCATGCTCACTGTGGCACTCACTGGAATTTGCCTGTGGATGTCTACAACTGTAGCAG ATCAGTTGTCTGCGAGATCATCATCAGACG ATGAGCTGCTGTGCACATGTAAGAACATTAAAGGGACGTGCAGCAGCGACGGCACCTGCACCGGGTTCCGCTGCTTCTACACGATCGTGCACGGCCGAGAGGAGAGGGGCTGCTTCCAGAGGGACCACTACAGAGAGCAGTGCACCACCAACGGCATCCCTGAACTCTATGTCCACTGCTGCTCACAGAGCATGTGTAACGCCAACAGCACTTCTCCAACCCCAG TACCTGAACCTCCTCGTTTCCTGCCTGTGGCTGTTCCCCtgctggtcctgctgctggtaTTTGTTGCGGCGTGTGGCCTGGCGATGTGGATCCGCTTCAGGCGACAGCACCACCGTCTGGCCAACACCAAGGACCACGACGTCACCATGCTCAAGGCCCCCAGCAAAGCAGATCCCACATACGAG GACATCTTCGATGAGTTCTGCACATCCGGCAGTGGGACTGGCCTGCCTTACCTGGTACAGAGGACCATGGCTCGGCAGATTTCTCTAGTGGAGTGTGTCG GTAAGGGCAGGTATGGAGAGGTCTGGAGAGGCACTTGGATGGGAGAGAGTGTTGCAGTGAAGATATTCTCCTCCAGAGATGAGCAGTCTTGGATCCGGGAGACAGAGATCTACAACACTGTACAGCTCAGACACGATAACATCCTGG GCTTCATTGCATCTGATATGACGTCTAAGAACTCCAGCACTCAGCTGTGGCTGATCACCCACTTCCACGAGCTTGGTAGTCTCTATGACTTCCTCCAGTACAGCATCCTGGACCCTGAGCAGTGCCTGAAGATGTGCCTGTCCGTAGCCTGTGGCCTGGTCCACCTGCACACAGAGATTTTCAGCTGCCAGGGAAAGCCAGCCATCGCTCACCGAGACCTGAAGACCCGAAACATCCTAGTCAAGTGGAACGGACAATGTTGCATCGCGGACCTCG GCTTGGCTGTGATGCACTCTCAAACCAGCGACTTCCTGGACGTGGGGAACAACCCCCGGGTGGGCACCAAGCGCTACATGGCCCCGGAGGTCCTGGACGAGAGCATCCGCATGGACGTATTCGAGTCCTACAAGCAGACAGACATCTGGGCTCTGGGCCTGGTTCTCTGGGAAATTTCCAGGAGGACCGTTGTCAACG GGATAGTGGAAGAGTACCGGCCACCTTTCTTTGACATGGTGCCCTCTGACCCCAGCTTTGAGGAGATGAAGAAGGTGGTGTGTGTGGACCAGCAAAGACCTGGTCTACACAACAGACTGCACTCTCACGtg aTCCTGTCTTCAATTGCAAAGATAATGAAGGAGTGTTGGTTCCAGAGCCCCCCAGCTCGCCTCACAGCCCTACGTGTCAGGAAGACCCTCTCCAAGCTGACCCAGGACCACGAGTACCCCACAGAGAAACTCAAAATGGACGTGTAG
- the acvrl1 gene encoding serine/threonine-protein kinase receptor R3 isoform X2, which translates to MGGAAMLTVALTGICLWMSTTVADQLSARSSSDDELLCTCKNIKGTCSSDGTCTGFRCFYTIVHGREERGCFQRDHYREQCTTNGIPELYVHCCSQSMCNANSTSPTPVPEPPRFLPVAVPLLVLLLVFVAACGLAMWIRFRRQHHRLANTKDHDVTMLKAPSKADPTYEDIFDEFCTSGSGTGLPYLVQRTMARQISLVECVGKGRYGEVWRGTWMGESVAVKIFSSRDEQSWIRETEIYNTVQLRHDNILGFIASDMTSKNSSTQLWLITHFHELGSLYDFLQYSILDPEQCLKMCLSVACGLVHLHTEIFSCQGKPAIAHRDLKTRNILVKWNGQCCIADLGLAVMHSQTSDFLDVGNNPRVGTKRYMAPEVLDESIRMDVFESYKQTDIWALGLVLWEISRRTVVNGIVEEYRPPFFDMVPSDPSFEEMKKVVCVDQQRPGLHNRLHSHVILSSIAKIMKECWFQSPPARLTALRVRKTLSKLTQDHEYPTEKLKMDV; encoded by the exons ATGGGAGGTGCTGCCATGCTCACTGTGGCACTCACTGGAATTTGCCTGTGGATGTCTACAACTGTAGCAG ATCAGTTGTCTGCGAGATCATCATCAGACG ATGAGCTGCTGTGCACATGTAAGAACATTAAAGGGACGTGCAGCAGCGACGGCACCTGCACCGGGTTCCGCTGCTTCTACACGATCGTGCACGGCCGAGAGGAGAGGGGCTGCTTCCAGAGGGACCACTACAGAGAGCAGTGCACCACCAACGGCATCCCTGAACTCTATGTCCACTGCTGCTCACAGAGCATGTGTAACGCCAACAGCACTTCTCCAACCCCAG TACCTGAACCTCCTCGTTTCCTGCCTGTGGCTGTTCCCCtgctggtcctgctgctggtaTTTGTTGCGGCGTGTGGCCTGGCGATGTGGATCCGCTTCAGGCGACAGCACCACCGTCTGGCCAACACCAAGGACCACGACGTCACCATGCTCAAGGCCCCCAGCAAAGCAGATCCCACATACGAG GACATCTTCGATGAGTTCTGCACATCCGGCAGTGGGACTGGCCTGCCTTACCTGGTACAGAGGACCATGGCTCGGCAGATTTCTCTAGTGGAGTGTGTCG GTAAGGGCAGGTATGGAGAGGTCTGGAGAGGCACTTGGATGGGAGAGAGTGTTGCAGTGAAGATATTCTCCTCCAGAGATGAGCAGTCTTGGATCCGGGAGACAGAGATCTACAACACTGTACAGCTCAGACACGATAACATCCTGG GCTTCATTGCATCTGATATGACGTCTAAGAACTCCAGCACTCAGCTGTGGCTGATCACCCACTTCCACGAGCTTGGTAGTCTCTATGACTTCCTCCAGTACAGCATCCTGGACCCTGAGCAGTGCCTGAAGATGTGCCTGTCCGTAGCCTGTGGCCTGGTCCACCTGCACACAGAGATTTTCAGCTGCCAGGGAAAGCCAGCCATCGCTCACCGAGACCTGAAGACCCGAAACATCCTAGTCAAGTGGAACGGACAATGTTGCATCGCGGACCTCG GCTTGGCTGTGATGCACTCTCAAACCAGCGACTTCCTGGACGTGGGGAACAACCCCCGGGTGGGCACCAAGCGCTACATGGCCCCGGAGGTCCTGGACGAGAGCATCCGCATGGACGTATTCGAGTCCTACAAGCAGACAGACATCTGGGCTCTGGGCCTGGTTCTCTGGGAAATTTCCAGGAGGACCGTTGTCAACG GGATAGTGGAAGAGTACCGGCCACCTTTCTTTGACATGGTGCCCTCTGACCCCAGCTTTGAGGAGATGAAGAAGGTGGTGTGTGTGGACCAGCAAAGACCTGGTCTACACAACAGACTGCACTCTCACGtg aTCCTGTCTTCAATTGCAAAGATAATGAAGGAGTGTTGGTTCCAGAGCCCCCCAGCTCGCCTCACAGCCCTACGTGTCAGGAAGACCCTCTCCAAGCTGACCCAGGACCACGAGTACCCCACAGAGAAACTCAAAATGGACGTGTAG